One Pseudoliparis swirei isolate HS2019 ecotype Mariana Trench chromosome 4, NWPU_hadal_v1, whole genome shotgun sequence genomic window carries:
- the mmp15b gene encoding matrix metalloproteinase-15 isoform X2 codes for MASASRNSCVWLLWKRTFLALWLCALVARGAEDGGTFNSESWLRMYGYLPQASGQMSTMRSAQILSNAISDMQQFYNLEVTGQMDPQTISAMKRPRCGVPDKFGGQIKTNVRRKRYALTGHKWNKSHLTYSIQNYTPKIGEYNSYEAIRRAFNIWQKVTPLTFDEIPYQEIKYGRRKEPDIMIFFASGFHGDSSPFDGEGGFLAHAYFPGPGMGGDTHFDSDEPWTIGNQNIQGNDLFLVAVHELGHALGLEHSNNPLAIMAPFYQWMETENFQLPEDDHRGIQQIYGQPDGGPTQALPTVTPRRPDPRPPQTPPRHPDRPRTTERPDHYGPNICEGNFDTLAVLRGEMFVFKGRWFWRVRRNRVLDNYPMPIGHFWRGLPGDIDAAYERHDGRFVFFKAYTFFYKGSKYWKFDNHRMKSEPGYPKSILRDFMGCSVDLDPDRDRETDAGPKQPDLSRPPHNPDAGGRDGDEGKEHEGKDGGAADEDDGKDEDRRDEDTNEVDVVLKVDDSEERTMNILMVTIPLVLVLCILGLIYAIINTLQSKGAPRLLVHCKRSLQDWV; via the exons TCATGGCTGAGGATGTACGGTTACCTGCCCCAGGCCAGCGGACAGATGTCCACCATGCGCTCGGCTCAGATTCTGTCCAATGCGATCAGCGACATGCAGCAGTTCTACAACCTGGAGGTCACTGGACAGATGGACCCTCAGACCATCAG TGCCATGAAGAGACCTCGCTGTGGCGTGCCCGACAAGTTTGGGGGCCAGATCAAAACCAACGTGCGGCGGAAGCGCTACGCCCTCACGGGACATAAATGGAACAAGAGCCACCTCACTTACAG CATCCAGAACTACACTCCCAAGATCGGGGAATACAACTCATACGAAGCCATCCGTCGGGCGTTCAACATTTGGCAGAAGGTGACCCCATTGACTTTCGACGAGATTCCCTACCAGGAGATCAAATACGGACGCCGTAAAGAGCCCGACATTATGATCTTCTTCGCCTCGGGTTTCCATGGTGACAGCTCTCCTTTTGATGGGGAGGGGGGCTTCCTCGCGCACGCCTACTTCCCCGGACCGGGAATGGGCGGGGACACCCACTTTGACTCGGATGAACCATGGACCATAGGAAACCAGAACATACAAG GTAATGACCTCTTCCTGGTGGCGGTCCATGAGCTTGGTCACGCCCTGGGTTTAGAGCACTCCAACAACCCCCTGGCCATCATGGCTCCCTTTTACCAATGGATGGAGACGGAGAACTTCCAGTTGCCCGAGGACGACCATCGAGGCATACAGCAGATCTATG GTCAACCAGACGGCGGCCCCACCCAGGCCCTGCCCACCGTGACACCCCGTCGACCGGATCCCAGGCCGCCTCAGACACCTCCTCGGCACCCTGACCGCCCCAGGACCACCGAAAGACCAGATCACTACGGACCCAATATCTGTGAAGGGAACTTTGACACGCTCGCTGTGCTGCGGGGAGAGATGTTTGTCTTCAAA GGCCGTTGGTTCTGGAGGGTGCGCAGGAACCGGGTTCTGGATAACTACCCCATGCCCATCGGCCACTTCTGGAGGGGTCTGCCGGGAGACATCGACGCTGCCTACGAGAGACACGACGGCAGGTTCGTCTTCTTTAAAG CGTACACCTTCTTCTACAAGGGTTCCAAGTACTGGAAGTTTGACAACCACCGCATGAAGAGCGAACCGGGCTACCCCAAATCCATCCTGAGGGACTTCATGGGCTGCAGCGTGGACCTGGACCCCGAcagggacagagagacggacGCGGGGCCCAAGCAACCGGACCTGAGCCGCCCGCCGCACAACCCGGACGCGGGCGGCCGCGATGGAGACGAGGGCAAAGAGCACGAGGGGAAGGACGGCGGCGCAGCGGACGAAGACGACGGCAAAGACGAAGACCGCCGCGACGAGGACACCAACGAGGTGGACGTGGTGCTGAAGGTGGACGACAGCGAGGAGCGGACCATGAACATCCTGATGGTGACCATCCCGCTCGTCCTGGTGCTGTGCATCCTGGGACTGATCTACGCCATCATCAACACGCTGCAGAGCAAGGGGGCGCCGCGGCTGCTGGTGCACTGCAAGCGCTCGCTGCAAGACTGGGTCTGA
- the mmp15b gene encoding matrix metalloproteinase-15 isoform X1, whose protein sequence is MASASRNSCVWLLWKRTFLALWLCALVARGAEDGGTFNSESWLRMYGYLPQASGQMSTMRSAQILSNAISDMQQFYNLEVTGQMDPQTISAMKRPRCGVPDKFGGQIKTNVRRKRYALTGHKWNKSHLTYSIQNYTPKIGEYNSYEAIRRAFNIWQKVTPLTFDEIPYQEIKYGRRKEPDIMIFFASGFHGDSSPFDGEGGFLAHAYFPGPGMGGDTHFDSDEPWTIGNQNIQGNDLFLVAVHELGHALGLEHSNNPLAIMAPFYQWMETENFQLPEDDHRGIQQIYGQPDGGPTQALPTVTPRRPDPRPPQTPPRHPDRPRTTERPDHYGPNICEGNFDTLAVLRGEMFVFKGRWFWRVRRNRVLDNYPMPIGHFWRGLPGDIDAAYERHDGRFVFFKGNKFWLFREANLEQGYPMELVDYGRDIPYDRIDTAIWWEPSGYTYFFRGDWYWRFNEQSRLADRGYPKPINVWGSSVPSSPKGAFLSDDGAYTFFYKGSKYWKFDNHRMKSEPGYPKSILRDFMGCSVDLDPDRDRETDAGPKQPDLSRPPHNPDAGGRDGDEGKEHEGKDGGAADEDDGKDEDRRDEDTNEVDVVLKVDDSEERTMNILMVTIPLVLVLCILGLIYAIINTLQSKGAPRLLVHCKRSLQDWV, encoded by the exons TCATGGCTGAGGATGTACGGTTACCTGCCCCAGGCCAGCGGACAGATGTCCACCATGCGCTCGGCTCAGATTCTGTCCAATGCGATCAGCGACATGCAGCAGTTCTACAACCTGGAGGTCACTGGACAGATGGACCCTCAGACCATCAG TGCCATGAAGAGACCTCGCTGTGGCGTGCCCGACAAGTTTGGGGGCCAGATCAAAACCAACGTGCGGCGGAAGCGCTACGCCCTCACGGGACATAAATGGAACAAGAGCCACCTCACTTACAG CATCCAGAACTACACTCCCAAGATCGGGGAATACAACTCATACGAAGCCATCCGTCGGGCGTTCAACATTTGGCAGAAGGTGACCCCATTGACTTTCGACGAGATTCCCTACCAGGAGATCAAATACGGACGCCGTAAAGAGCCCGACATTATGATCTTCTTCGCCTCGGGTTTCCATGGTGACAGCTCTCCTTTTGATGGGGAGGGGGGCTTCCTCGCGCACGCCTACTTCCCCGGACCGGGAATGGGCGGGGACACCCACTTTGACTCGGATGAACCATGGACCATAGGAAACCAGAACATACAAG GTAATGACCTCTTCCTGGTGGCGGTCCATGAGCTTGGTCACGCCCTGGGTTTAGAGCACTCCAACAACCCCCTGGCCATCATGGCTCCCTTTTACCAATGGATGGAGACGGAGAACTTCCAGTTGCCCGAGGACGACCATCGAGGCATACAGCAGATCTATG GTCAACCAGACGGCGGCCCCACCCAGGCCCTGCCCACCGTGACACCCCGTCGACCGGATCCCAGGCCGCCTCAGACACCTCCTCGGCACCCTGACCGCCCCAGGACCACCGAAAGACCAGATCACTACGGACCCAATATCTGTGAAGGGAACTTTGACACGCTCGCTGTGCTGCGGGGAGAGATGTTTGTCTTCAAA GGCCGTTGGTTCTGGAGGGTGCGCAGGAACCGGGTTCTGGATAACTACCCCATGCCCATCGGCCACTTCTGGAGGGGTCTGCCGGGAGACATCGACGCTGCCTACGAGAGACACGACGGCAGGTTCGTCTTCTTTAAAG gaaATAAATTCTGGCTTTTCCGGGAGGCTAACCTGGAACAGGGCTATCCAATGGAGCTGGTTGATTACGGTCGAGATATCCCCTACGACCGGATCGACACGGCCATCTGGTGGGAGCCATCCGGCTACACGTACTTCTTCCGAGGAGACTG GTACTGGCGCTTCAACGAGCAGTCGCGATTGGCCGACCGAGGCTACCCGAAACCAATCAACGTCTGGGGGTCGTCCGTGCCCTCCTCTCCCAAGGGGGCGTTCCTCAGCGATGATGGCG CGTACACCTTCTTCTACAAGGGTTCCAAGTACTGGAAGTTTGACAACCACCGCATGAAGAGCGAACCGGGCTACCCCAAATCCATCCTGAGGGACTTCATGGGCTGCAGCGTGGACCTGGACCCCGAcagggacagagagacggacGCGGGGCCCAAGCAACCGGACCTGAGCCGCCCGCCGCACAACCCGGACGCGGGCGGCCGCGATGGAGACGAGGGCAAAGAGCACGAGGGGAAGGACGGCGGCGCAGCGGACGAAGACGACGGCAAAGACGAAGACCGCCGCGACGAGGACACCAACGAGGTGGACGTGGTGCTGAAGGTGGACGACAGCGAGGAGCGGACCATGAACATCCTGATGGTGACCATCCCGCTCGTCCTGGTGCTGTGCATCCTGGGACTGATCTACGCCATCATCAACACGCTGCAGAGCAAGGGGGCGCCGCGGCTGCTGGTGCACTGCAAGCGCTCGCTGCAAGACTGGGTCTGA